The following coding sequences are from one Rubidibacter lacunae KORDI 51-2 window:
- the hemB gene encoding porphobilinogen synthase, translating to MSPNSTSYTSAALSLPNRPRRLRRTAAIRRMVSETQLHVEDLIYPLFVMEGENRKVEVPSMPDCFRYTLDLLLHEVKEAAALGIPAIALFPVIPEDFKDSTGTESYNPDGLVQRTIRAIKEVVPDIVVITDVALDPYSSDGHDGIVEDGVILNDETVDVLVKMALSQADAGTDFVAPSDMMDGRIGAIRDALDEAGYTDVGILAYSAKYASAYYGPFRDALDSAPKFGDKKTYQMDPANAREAILEVDLDIDEGADIVMVKPALAYLDVIYRIRETTDLPVAAYNVSGEYAALKAAARNGWLDEPTVVLETLTSMKRAGADLILTYFAKYAAQLLAR from the coding sequence ATGTCTCCGAACTCAACATCCTACACGAGCGCAGCCCTGTCGCTCCCAAACCGTCCGCGCCGCCTGCGTCGCACCGCTGCCATTCGCCGCATGGTCAGCGAAACGCAGCTGCACGTTGAAGACCTGATCTATCCGCTGTTCGTGATGGAAGGCGAGAACCGCAAAGTCGAAGTGCCGTCCATGCCCGACTGCTTCCGTTACACCCTCGACCTATTGCTGCATGAAGTCAAAGAAGCAGCAGCCCTTGGCATTCCAGCGATCGCTCTGTTCCCGGTCATCCCGGAAGATTTCAAGGACTCTACGGGCACGGAAAGCTACAACCCAGACGGTTTAGTACAGCGGACGATCCGCGCCATCAAGGAAGTCGTGCCGGATATCGTTGTCATCACCGATGTGGCGCTCGATCCCTATTCCAGCGACGGTCATGACGGCATTGTCGAGGACGGTGTTATCCTCAACGACGAAACCGTGGACGTGTTGGTGAAAATGGCGCTGTCACAAGCCGACGCCGGCACCGATTTCGTCGCGCCGTCGGACATGATGGACGGTCGCATCGGCGCGATCCGCGATGCGCTGGACGAAGCGGGCTACACGGATGTGGGTATTCTCGCGTATTCGGCAAAGTATGCCTCGGCTTACTACGGTCCGTTCCGCGATGCGCTCGACTCGGCGCCTAAATTTGGGGACAAGAAAACCTATCAAATGGACCCGGCTAACGCGCGCGAGGCAATTTTGGAAGTCGATCTCGACATCGACGAAGGTGCGGATATTGTCATGGTCAAACCCGCACTGGCCTATCTCGACGTGATTTACCGCATCCGCGAGACGACCGATCTCCCCGTGGCAGCCTATAACGTCAGCGGCGAGTACGCAGCACTCAAGGCTGCCGCGCGCAACGGCTGGCTCGACGAACCGACCGTCGTCCTCGAAACCCTGACGAGCATGAAACGTGCGGGGGCAGATCTCATCCTCACCTACTTTGCCAAGTACGCCGCACAACTGCTAGCTCGCTAA
- a CDS encoding DUF3137 domain-containing protein — protein sequence MAASTPAKDGLTALNEGRYDDAIVLLEQAWHELGTAEGAAALQVQFALAEAYRRTGKLKPALALYQHLLESDDVRFRTQARAILERLEKVKKKQWERRNRPSAAPMPGEPANSANVPPVPEQTAVPQPVEPATQPAVPPLAAPTPVRPFDPWHASLTEFQQYFQQHLHPQLLTYERRRRSSLLLLALATAIAGVAGAVAIGGAVVAIFQLPAMLAKIPVLDTLGIFALLVVIIGAIALGAFGFALVCWTAVYSSVFDTFSRGYRLDALEAVVDSLCSARCHLDVRESLMEERRLDSNALAGSGLFPSTLLPDYVLSANRIGGRFDDVSIQLADVWALRAACAPAADIRTWQPLVLPPPARASVPPRIQLPARGLRALYYRAWRIRHGMGISDDIPLDLILEAIGQQSVFQGLFCIAEFGEISRGRFTLVPAKAADLPRLSDRLERMPLEDDAFGRLFAVFDDRRNTAARVLTPPLRELLANFCTQSDRRVALSTYDGRLYLAIPTPRQLLEPNLFTSAAQFEPLQEYFACVRFALAAIELISRDWEI from the coding sequence GTGGCTGCATCCACTCCAGCGAAAGACGGACTGACTGCCCTGAACGAAGGTCGCTACGACGACGCGATCGTCTTGCTCGAGCAAGCATGGCACGAACTCGGCACCGCTGAGGGTGCAGCTGCTCTGCAGGTTCAGTTCGCGCTGGCCGAAGCCTATCGCCGCACCGGCAAACTCAAACCTGCCCTCGCGCTTTACCAGCATTTGCTCGAAAGCGATGACGTGCGCTTTCGCACTCAAGCACGAGCGATCTTGGAGCGCTTGGAGAAGGTCAAGAAAAAACAATGGGAGAGACGCAATCGCCCGAGCGCTGCACCGATGCCGGGCGAGCCTGCGAACTCGGCTAACGTTCCGCCAGTCCCCGAGCAGACAGCCGTGCCCCAACCGGTCGAACCAGCCACCCAGCCGGCCGTACCGCCGCTTGCCGCGCCGACCCCGGTGCGTCCCTTCGATCCTTGGCACGCGAGCCTGACCGAATTCCAGCAATACTTTCAGCAGCACCTGCACCCGCAATTGCTGACCTACGAACGCCGCCGTCGCTCTAGTTTGCTCTTGCTCGCCCTCGCCACCGCGATCGCGGGGGTGGCGGGTGCCGTTGCCATCGGCGGTGCGGTCGTCGCGATCTTCCAGTTGCCTGCCATGCTCGCCAAGATTCCCGTTCTCGACACGCTGGGAATTTTCGCACTGCTGGTTGTCATCATCGGCGCGATCGCGCTCGGTGCATTTGGTTTCGCGCTCGTCTGCTGGACGGCAGTCTATAGCTCGGTGTTCGATACGTTCAGTCGCGGTTACCGACTCGATGCACTTGAAGCAGTCGTTGATTCCCTATGCTCGGCACGCTGCCATCTTGACGTGCGCGAGTCGCTGATGGAAGAACGCCGTCTCGACAGCAACGCGCTCGCCGGCAGCGGTCTGTTCCCGAGTACGCTGCTGCCCGACTACGTGCTCTCGGCCAATCGCATAGGCGGTCGCTTCGACGACGTATCGATTCAGCTTGCGGACGTTTGGGCGCTGCGCGCCGCTTGTGCGCCGGCCGCCGACATTCGCACGTGGCAGCCGCTAGTATTACCGCCGCCTGCCCGCGCTAGCGTACCGCCGCGTATCCAATTGCCCGCGCGCGGTTTGCGCGCGCTGTACTATCGCGCCTGGCGCATTCGACACGGCATGGGCATTAGCGATGATATTCCCCTCGACTTGATTCTGGAGGCGATCGGCCAGCAATCGGTGTTTCAGGGCTTGTTTTGCATTGCCGAATTTGGGGAGATCTCGCGCGGACGCTTCACGCTCGTGCCTGCTAAAGCTGCAGACCTACCGCGGTTGAGCGATCGCCTCGAGCGCATGCCGCTTGAGGACGATGCCTTCGGGCGACTGTTTGCCGTTTTCGACGATCGCCGCAACACCGCCGCGCGCGTGTTAACGCCGCCATTGCGTGAATTGCTGGCGAATTTCTGCACGCAAAGCGATCGCCGAGTTGCCCTGAGTACCTACGACGGTCGCCTGTATTTGGCAATTCCGACACCGCGCCAATTGCTCGAACCAAACTTATTTACCAGTGCCGCACAGTTTGAACCCTTACAGGAATACTTCGCCTGCGTGCGCTTCGCTCTAGCCGCGATCGAACTCATCAGCCGCGACTGGGAGATCTAA